A section of the Armatimonadota bacterium genome encodes:
- a CDS encoding ParB/RepB/Spo0J family partition protein has protein sequence MARGVGKGLSQMVSGGDDVRVTDLLVSQIVPNQRQPRRYFDEDALEELADSIRVHGVLQPILVRPLGKDKYELIAGERRWRASQLAGLKQVPAFIKSAAGQESLELAIIENVQREDISAFESALAYRALSDEFGLNQEEIAIRVGKTRSSISNTLRLLKLPEEILQGLQEAVITEGHARALLALPTAEKQLAVYELILVKGLSVRDVERLCKQPDDAPKPPKKAEQKDTYTKQLESALSERTALPTKLSRDGDKGKLTIEFFSDDDLQRILDLLGIQL, from the coding sequence ATGGCGAGAGGAGTTGGTAAGGGGTTGAGTCAGATGGTGTCAGGGGGCGATGATGTTCGCGTGACGGACCTGCTCGTCAGCCAAATCGTTCCAAACCAACGACAGCCGAGGCGATACTTCGACGAGGACGCGCTCGAAGAGCTCGCAGATTCGATCCGAGTGCACGGCGTACTCCAACCCATTTTGGTCCGGCCCCTCGGCAAAGACAAGTACGAGCTGATCGCTGGTGAGCGTCGGTGGCGTGCGTCCCAGCTCGCTGGGCTCAAGCAAGTTCCGGCGTTTATCAAGTCGGCGGCCGGGCAGGAGTCGCTAGAACTTGCGATTATCGAAAACGTCCAACGTGAAGACATTTCGGCGTTTGAGTCCGCTCTGGCTTACCGCGCGCTCAGCGACGAGTTTGGCCTGAATCAGGAAGAAATCGCGATTCGAGTTGGAAAGACTCGCTCGTCGATCAGCAACACTCTTCGCCTTCTCAAACTCCCCGAGGAGATTCTTCAAGGCCTCCAGGAAGCCGTCATCACCGAAGGGCACGCGCGGGCGCTTCTCGCCTTACCAACCGCAGAGAAACAGCTTGCAGTGTACGAGCTGATCCTCGTCAAAGGACTTAGCGTAAGGGATGTTGAGAGGCTGTGCAAGCAACCTGACGATGCTCCCAAGCCACCCAAAAAGGCGGAACAGAAGGACACGTATACGAAGCAGCTTGAATCTGCTCTGAGCGAGCGCACCGCGCTGCCGACCAAACTCAGCCGCGACGGTGACAAAGGCAAACTCACTATTGAGTTCTTCTCGGACGATGATCTCCAGCGCATCCTCGACCTCCTCGGAATTCAGCTTTGA
- a CDS encoding DUF4332 domain-containing protein has protein sequence MANIQDIEGIGPAFGEKLEAAGIKTVEALLEQGASAAGRKAIEEKTGIDGGKILTWVNHADLFRIKGVAGQFSELLEASGVDTVPELAQRNATNLAAKMAEVNAEKNLANRVPSESEVEKWVEEAKSLPRIVTH, from the coding sequence ATGGCTAACATTCAAGATATCGAAGGCATCGGCCCGGCATTCGGCGAGAAGCTCGAAGCTGCTGGCATTAAGACCGTTGAGGCTCTTCTTGAGCAGGGCGCATCGGCTGCAGGTCGAAAAGCGATTGAAGAGAAGACCGGAATTGATGGCGGGAAGATTCTCACCTGGGTCAATCACGCAGACTTGTTCCGCATCAAGGGTGTTGCAGGTCAGTTCTCAGAGCTACTCGAAGCTTCGGGAGTTGATACCGTTCCTGAGCTTGCTCAGCGAAATGCGACCAACCTCGCCGCAAAGATGGCCGAAGTAAACGCCGAAAAGAATCTTGCAAACCGAGTTCCATCAGAATCGGAAGTCGAAAAGTGGGTTGAAGAGGCTAAGAGCCTTCCGCGGATCGTTACACACTGA
- a CDS encoding electron transfer flavoprotein subunit beta/FixA family protein: MKVLVPIKRVVDPYAKVRPLADGSGVDTTGAKFEINPFDEIAVEEAVRQKEKGAVTEIVVVSIGTSASEEQLRKALAIGADRAILVETDAVLDSPGIASLLKEVVEAEQPQLVMMGKQATDDDNNQAGQMLAAKLGWGQATFAAKVELGANATVTRETDTGEQTLQLAYPCLITTDLRLNEPRYVALPGIIKARSKPLEKRAPGSVPSLKTKTIGVELPAARPPGRKVDSVEELASAIKERGGL; encoded by the coding sequence ATGAAGGTGTTAGTCCCCATCAAGCGCGTTGTGGACCCGTACGCAAAGGTGCGTCCCCTTGCCGATGGCAGCGGAGTCGATACAACGGGTGCTAAGTTCGAGATCAATCCTTTTGACGAGATTGCGGTTGAGGAGGCCGTTCGGCAGAAAGAGAAAGGCGCGGTGACGGAGATTGTGGTGGTTTCCATCGGAACCTCGGCGTCCGAAGAGCAGCTCCGAAAGGCGCTCGCGATTGGCGCGGATCGAGCGATTTTGGTCGAAACCGACGCAGTTCTGGATTCTCCGGGGATCGCTTCCCTTCTCAAGGAAGTCGTGGAGGCGGAGCAACCACAACTCGTCATGATGGGCAAGCAAGCAACGGATGATGATAACAACCAGGCCGGACAGATGCTCGCAGCGAAGCTAGGTTGGGGACAGGCGACCTTCGCGGCCAAAGTTGAGCTAGGCGCAAACGCGACAGTCACCAGAGAGACCGACACCGGGGAGCAAACTCTCCAACTTGCTTACCCATGCCTGATCACCACTGATCTGCGGCTCAACGAGCCGAGGTACGTCGCACTTCCGGGAATCATCAAGGCGCGGTCCAAGCCTCTCGAGAAGCGAGCGCCAGGATCCGTTCCAAGCTTAAAGACAAAAACGATTGGAGTTGAACTTCCTGCGGCAAGACCGCCCGGACGAAAGGTCGACTCCGTTGAAGAGCTCGCTTCGGCCATCAAAGAGCGAGGTGGACTCTAA
- a CDS encoding four helix bundle protein: MEIWKVARDAAGEIYLVAAELPETEKFGIRSQLTRAAVSISSNIAEGHGRGSDPDFARFLKIAQGSTRECQSLLEIARYLGMVSETEKADELLDRVSKMLYRFIQKLNAKPN; encoded by the coding sequence TTGGAGATTTGGAAGGTGGCAAGGGATGCCGCCGGGGAGATTTATCTTGTTGCCGCTGAGCTTCCGGAAACCGAGAAATTTGGCATCCGCTCTCAGCTAACTCGGGCGGCAGTCTCGATCTCATCGAACATCGCCGAGGGCCACGGGCGCGGATCAGACCCTGACTTTGCCAGATTCCTCAAAATCGCCCAAGGCTCCACTCGAGAGTGTCAAAGCCTATTAGAGATTGCCCGGTACTTGGGAATGGTTTCAGAAACAGAGAAAGCAGACGAACTGCTGGATCGAGTCTCGAAAATGCTGTACAGGTTCATTCAAAAGCTAAACGCGAAGCCAAACTGA
- the mazG gene encoding nucleoside triphosphate pyrophosphohydrolase, whose amino-acid sequence MLVLDWPTSEPIPYGAFGVGIAELPEYPGSDHISKDAIIFVPANQPFVKLSIIMDLLLGPHGCPWDREQTHSTLKNYLLEEAYETIEAIDQNDPEALAEELGDLILQPVFHMRLAERAGSFRFDEPLKRISDKLIRRHPHVFGETLVADSDEVLKNWDKIKQTEKSQSILAGVPQALPALARAHEVSKRAARAGFEWPDFEGVLEKVHEEVAELKEAVTSGNNEDIRDEIGDLLFTIVNIARWQKVDAEDALRVMLNRFQSRFQSMEEASSKPLQDLSAQEWDDLWNQAKESQKQADLYP is encoded by the coding sequence ATGCTCGTCCTTGATTGGCCTACTTCTGAACCGATTCCGTACGGCGCTTTCGGCGTAGGAATTGCAGAGTTACCGGAGTATCCAGGCTCGGATCACATCTCTAAAGACGCTATCATCTTTGTCCCGGCGAATCAGCCGTTCGTAAAGCTCAGCATCATCATGGACCTGCTTCTTGGTCCACACGGATGCCCCTGGGACCGCGAGCAGACCCACTCAACTCTTAAGAATTATCTCCTCGAAGAAGCCTACGAGACGATCGAAGCTATCGATCAGAACGACCCGGAAGCGCTCGCCGAGGAGCTAGGAGACCTGATTCTCCAGCCGGTTTTCCATATGCGTCTAGCCGAGCGAGCTGGCTCGTTCAGGTTCGATGAACCCCTCAAACGCATCAGCGACAAGCTGATCCGCCGTCACCCCCATGTCTTCGGAGAAACTCTGGTGGCCGACTCTGATGAGGTTCTGAAGAACTGGGACAAGATCAAACAAACCGAGAAATCTCAGTCCATTCTTGCTGGAGTCCCCCAAGCGCTACCAGCGTTAGCCCGAGCTCACGAAGTGAGCAAACGAGCTGCTCGTGCCGGGTTTGAATGGCCCGATTTTGAAGGTGTTCTCGAAAAAGTCCACGAAGAAGTCGCCGAACTCAAAGAAGCAGTGACGAGTGGCAACAATGAGGATATCCGTGACGAGATCGGAGACTTGCTCTTCACGATTGTGAATATCGCTCGATGGCAGAAAGTCGACGCCGAAGATGCCCTGCGCGTCATGCTGAACCGCTTCCAGTCCCGATTCCAGTCGATGGAAGAAGCGTCTTCAAAGCCCCTTCAGGACTTATCCGCGCAGGAGTGGGACGACCTTTGGAACCAGGCTAAAGAAAGCCAGAAACAAGCCGACTTATACCCTTGA
- a CDS encoding flagellin, with protein sequence MSFRINHNTNALGVQGQLDKVNQKLTNSTSRLSSGLRINRVADDPGVAISADNIRTKLKALENVNQNAQDAINMSKSVDAALGEVSRLLNQGRSIAVQAGNTAALSTTQLQALNDEITAIIGSIDRVATGTKWGSKNILDGTASADVAITRATATTGINLQGRLASVPLAAGLITLTQTVVAYNERIDNDVTYASPNSPVPGGAISINGVSFSVDPASDTIQSVVDRLNAAASQTGVQATLAGPGGAQYVRLDSIQPGSRFPVNLLDSSGILNTVPSPAKTVVGADAVATARIPVEGTPGYQDVEFKGGRLQGQSGLYLTDSEGNSIMMGVENGTAALLGGVSIAQISLGNQTRFQVGTDAGDMLGMVLGDTRASKLAASTIVGKSLSSIDITSSGGPQEAMQLFDAAMSEVNSLRGRIGAFQTHTLESRSRSLAVLNETLSSAQSDLIDTDVATEMTEFTKNQLIQQTGIAILSQANQMPQQILRLLE encoded by the coding sequence TTGAGTTTTCGCATCAATCACAACACCAACGCCCTTGGAGTCCAGGGACAACTCGATAAGGTCAACCAGAAACTAACCAACTCGACCAGCCGCCTGAGCTCGGGACTCCGGATCAATCGCGTCGCCGATGACCCAGGCGTAGCAATCAGCGCGGACAACATACGCACCAAGCTCAAAGCCCTCGAAAACGTCAACCAGAACGCCCAGGACGCGATCAATATGTCCAAGTCGGTCGACGCAGCTCTTGGCGAAGTTAGCCGACTGCTCAACCAAGGCCGCTCGATTGCGGTTCAGGCTGGCAACACTGCGGCTCTCAGCACCACTCAGCTTCAAGCGCTTAACGACGAAATCACCGCGATCATTGGAAGCATCGACCGGGTCGCGACGGGAACTAAATGGGGTTCCAAGAATATCCTGGATGGCACCGCTAGTGCCGATGTCGCGATCACGAGAGCGACTGCGACAACTGGAATCAACTTGCAGGGCAGACTTGCCAGCGTTCCCCTTGCTGCCGGGCTCATCACGCTGACGCAGACAGTCGTGGCGTACAACGAACGGATTGACAACGACGTGACTTATGCCTCGCCGAATTCACCGGTTCCTGGTGGAGCGATTAGCATCAACGGTGTCTCTTTCAGCGTCGATCCGGCCTCTGATACGATTCAGTCGGTTGTGGATCGCCTCAACGCAGCCGCGAGCCAGACCGGAGTTCAGGCAACGTTGGCCGGACCTGGTGGAGCACAATATGTCCGGCTAGACTCGATCCAACCCGGCTCTAGATTCCCGGTCAACCTCCTCGATTCGTCAGGCATCCTGAACACAGTTCCAAGCCCCGCTAAGACCGTCGTGGGGGCAGATGCGGTTGCGACTGCCCGGATTCCGGTGGAAGGCACCCCTGGGTATCAAGACGTTGAGTTTAAAGGCGGACGCCTTCAAGGACAAAGTGGCCTTTACTTGACGGATTCCGAAGGTAACTCGATCATGATGGGTGTCGAAAACGGGACAGCGGCTCTTCTTGGCGGAGTCTCGATTGCTCAAATTTCGCTTGGAAATCAGACGAGATTCCAAGTGGGAACTGACGCTGGAGACATGCTGGGAATGGTTCTCGGAGACACCAGAGCAAGCAAGCTCGCAGCCAGCACCATCGTCGGCAAGTCGCTCTCCTCAATCGACATCACATCGTCAGGAGGTCCGCAAGAAGCGATGCAACTCTTCGATGCCGCCATGAGCGAGGTTAACTCGCTTCGAGGGCGCATCGGCGCGTTTCAGACGCACACCTTGGAATCACGAAGCCGTTCATTGGCAGTGTTGAACGAGACATTGAGTTCGGCGCAGAGCGACTTGATTGACACTGACGTGGCCACGGAGATGACTGAGTTCACGAAGAACCAGCTCATCCAGCAAACCGGAATCGCAATTCTGAGTCAGGCGAATCAGATGCCTCAGCAGATTCTTAGATTGCTGGAGTAA
- a CDS encoding peptidyl-prolyl cis-trans isomerase has product MKAILLAATLFATTLGHAQSETMIEINGEKVSRSEYVRRMEYLPGIGKATRDGNFVEVFPGLAAVDFIINERLTLQLAKERGVEPTPAEVDAELAMIQRREPGLLERFMSTGRTKDEYRAVVKFNLAQFRLQTEGVLVTDTEVKNLYDLAKDVRFTRPPMVRLRVIAVNTEAESKEVDAELKAGKTFAATATLFSKDVSSRAGGMYGDIPLEQLSANVKDAVTKLKKGDMTAWLKSSDTLLAKFFVEEVFARTTRPLDADLKEDLRRELLVRKGTGKNDVSKLLKEARQKADIKIASPEFEKAYKDSILDKKPG; this is encoded by the coding sequence ATGAAAGCAATTCTTCTCGCCGCCACACTATTCGCCACAACCCTTGGACATGCGCAAAGTGAAACGATGATCGAAATCAATGGCGAGAAGGTCTCCCGCTCTGAGTATGTTCGCCGGATGGAGTACCTCCCGGGAATTGGGAAAGCCACACGGGACGGGAACTTTGTCGAGGTCTTCCCTGGTCTCGCTGCCGTTGACTTCATCATCAATGAGCGACTGACCTTGCAGCTCGCCAAAGAGCGAGGTGTGGAACCGACGCCTGCCGAAGTGGATGCAGAGCTGGCGATGATCCAACGCCGCGAGCCTGGGCTTCTGGAGAGATTCATGAGTACGGGTCGAACCAAAGACGAGTACCGCGCAGTTGTCAAGTTCAATCTTGCCCAGTTCAGACTTCAAACTGAAGGCGTTCTTGTTACCGACACTGAGGTGAAGAACCTGTACGATTTGGCAAAAGACGTCCGATTCACCCGGCCCCCAATGGTTCGGCTGCGGGTGATTGCAGTGAATACGGAGGCAGAATCGAAGGAAGTTGACGCTGAGTTGAAGGCAGGAAAGACCTTTGCCGCAACCGCAACTTTGTTTAGCAAAGATGTTTCGAGCCGGGCAGGTGGAATGTACGGCGATATTCCGCTGGAGCAGCTCAGCGCAAACGTCAAGGACGCGGTCACCAAGCTGAAAAAGGGTGATATGACCGCTTGGCTCAAAAGTAGCGACACGCTTCTCGCGAAGTTCTTTGTGGAGGAAGTGTTTGCCCGCACCACCCGGCCGCTCGATGCGGATTTGAAGGAAGACCTTCGGCGAGAACTCCTCGTTCGCAAGGGGACTGGTAAGAACGACGTTTCCAAGCTTTTGAAAGAAGCTCGCCAAAAAGCAGACATCAAGATTGCTTCGCCTGAGTTCGAAAAAGCTTACAAGGATTCAATTCTTGATAAGAAACCTGGCTAG
- a CDS encoding SIS domain-containing protein, whose translation MGNGLLSLGALMEQEIREQPALLSENSESYLSQFKTIFSDSAPYDMVLLAARGSSDNAALYARYLIEIHLGIPVSLAAPSVITRYNSQLRFPGRTLAIGISQSGAAPDVAEFLAYMNEQGHTTLGITNTADSRLTRTASSSVLLSVAKENSVAATKTYSATLCALYQMVRALGGTLGELPIPDDTWLEKCHDDALIASGPVNRCNPVFALARGYGFCTALETALKLMECALVACKAYSAADFEHGPKALAGHGSTAISYFGSMPGLRDQGCEIIEVDAPDVPAPAAPIWDIIFGQWLALHVARSRGLNPDQARHLNKVTETL comes from the coding sequence GTGGGAAACGGGTTATTGAGTTTAGGCGCGCTGATGGAGCAAGAGATTCGAGAGCAGCCTGCTCTTCTATCAGAAAATTCCGAATCGTATCTGTCTCAATTCAAAACCATTTTTTCTGATTCAGCCCCTTATGACATGGTGTTGCTGGCGGCTCGCGGATCGTCTGACAACGCCGCACTCTACGCACGGTATCTCATCGAAATTCATCTTGGAATTCCGGTGTCGCTCGCCGCTCCATCGGTCATTACTCGCTACAATTCCCAACTTCGATTTCCTGGGCGAACGCTTGCCATTGGGATCAGTCAAAGCGGAGCAGCACCGGATGTTGCTGAGTTTCTTGCCTACATGAACGAGCAAGGCCATACGACTTTGGGAATCACCAACACGGCAGATTCTCGGCTGACTAGAACTGCGTCGTCTTCGGTTCTTTTGTCGGTAGCCAAGGAGAACTCGGTTGCAGCAACAAAGACCTACTCGGCAACGCTGTGCGCTCTGTACCAAATGGTCCGGGCTTTGGGTGGGACTCTGGGCGAGCTTCCGATACCTGACGATACTTGGCTGGAGAAATGTCACGACGACGCTCTTATAGCCAGCGGCCCCGTCAACCGTTGCAACCCGGTCTTCGCGCTAGCGCGTGGCTATGGTTTCTGCACGGCGCTGGAGACGGCCCTAAAGCTGATGGAGTGTGCCCTTGTTGCCTGCAAAGCCTACTCTGCCGCCGACTTCGAGCACGGCCCGAAGGCCCTCGCTGGTCATGGCTCCACCGCGATCAGCTACTTTGGCTCAATGCCTGGACTTAGAGATCAAGGCTGCGAGATTATTGAAGTCGATGCGCCCGATGTCCCAGCCCCAGCGGCACCTATTTGGGACATCATTTTCGGCCAGTGGTTGGCATTGCATGTGGCTCGCTCGCGTGGGCTCAATCCGGATCAGGCACGCCACCTGAATAAGGTCACTGAAACTCTTTGA
- a CDS encoding GNAT family N-acetyltransferase, with the protein MEQRHLDGVVELQASCFPPPFDPDLLWKREHVERHLELFPQGQFVATSQGKVIASCSNTLISEQNWLAHRSWDETVGGYFLSSFDRSGNTLYGLDISVHPDFRRQGVARGLYKARFDLVRGPILRYGTACRLPDFSHNHFPTPEHFAMAVVAGEAQDRTLTPLLKIGMTMTDVLTNYMDDPESGNAAALLEWRP; encoded by the coding sequence ATGGAGCAACGGCACCTGGACGGAGTCGTGGAACTTCAAGCAAGTTGCTTTCCTCCCCCTTTTGATCCGGACCTGCTGTGGAAACGGGAGCATGTGGAACGACACCTTGAGCTTTTCCCACAAGGGCAGTTCGTGGCGACGTCCCAGGGGAAGGTCATTGCGAGTTGCAGTAACACGCTAATATCAGAGCAGAACTGGCTGGCCCATCGATCCTGGGATGAAACCGTGGGAGGCTACTTTCTTTCCAGTTTCGATCGAAGCGGGAACACCCTTTACGGCCTTGATATCTCGGTCCACCCAGATTTCCGCCGCCAGGGGGTTGCTCGTGGGCTTTACAAAGCTCGTTTTGACTTGGTCAGAGGTCCTATTTTGCGATATGGCACCGCCTGCCGCTTGCCCGATTTCAGCCATAATCACTTCCCTACTCCCGAACACTTCGCGATGGCCGTTGTGGCTGGAGAGGCACAGGACCGGACGCTCACTCCGCTTCTGAAGATAGGCATGACAATGACTGATGTGCTCACAAACTACATGGATGATCCTGAATCTGGCAACGCGGCTGCCCTTCTGGAGTGGCGACCTTGA
- a CDS encoding FAD-binding protein, translated as MKLLLIAFSESDAAQSGGFVHALGLEADTILVTSQPADSFAASLAEKAKGYTHIAAVSSMQSKDALAYLAGLLDCAMVTDVIGIHSPASFKRPIFAGSMIATVETEGQVVITFRPSGFEKLGGPSAAAFDATSASKATVLNEAKRGTGRPDLSSAKIVVSGGRPLKTAEQFEAVIGGFADALGASVGATRAAVDSGIAPNELQVGQTGKVVAPDLYIAAGISGSTQHMAGIKDSKLIVAINTDANAPIFEAADLGLVGDLYQVLPELQNLLKQ; from the coding sequence ATGAAACTACTTCTAATCGCCTTTTCGGAGTCAGACGCCGCCCAAAGCGGCGGGTTCGTACATGCACTTGGACTCGAAGCTGACACCATTCTGGTGACTAGCCAACCCGCCGACTCATTCGCGGCGTCGCTTGCGGAGAAGGCGAAGGGGTACACCCACATCGCCGCAGTTTCGTCCATGCAAAGCAAGGACGCGCTGGCTTATCTCGCCGGACTGCTCGACTGCGCGATGGTGACCGACGTGATCGGCATTCACTCGCCAGCAAGCTTTAAGCGACCGATTTTTGCGGGTTCAATGATCGCAACTGTTGAGACAGAGGGACAAGTCGTCATCACGTTCCGGCCCAGCGGATTTGAAAAGCTCGGAGGACCTAGCGCGGCCGCGTTCGACGCAACAAGCGCGAGCAAAGCGACTGTTCTGAACGAGGCCAAGCGCGGAACCGGCCGACCTGACCTTAGCTCCGCCAAAATCGTCGTTTCGGGAGGGCGTCCTCTGAAGACTGCCGAGCAATTCGAAGCCGTTATCGGCGGCTTTGCCGACGCTCTCGGAGCCTCGGTAGGTGCGACTCGTGCGGCCGTAGACAGCGGAATCGCACCCAATGAACTCCAGGTCGGTCAGACCGGAAAGGTCGTCGCTCCAGACCTCTACATTGCCGCCGGAATCAGCGGGTCGACTCAGCACATGGCAGGAATCAAGGACTCCAAGCTGATCGTCGCGATCAACACGGACGCCAATGCCCCGATCTTCGAAGCCGCCGACCTCGGGTTGGTCGGGGATCTTTATCAAGTGCTTCCGGAACTTCAAAACCTGCTGAAGCAGTAA
- a CDS encoding nitrilase-related carbon-nitrogen hydrolase, whose product MTVRAAVANWKIQPLRSDSAFWNHGQQFLIEADDRNAQLVVLPEMFCLELLQLAPQVRAEDAPKYLIQYADAIEDWLSRMSQNSGMVIVGGSHLRELDGEVLNISAIAYPDGSLFFQQKNKLTVYERSDWRISGGTGLQPLPGNLGVSVCYDSEFPEGPRKLAEDGMLIHAVPAWTETRRGFQRVRWSCQARAVENQVFVLHSSLVGDIGREPIPESYGSSAIIAPSMAPFPMEAVLAETPLNEDALVVENLDIDALFASRNEGEVTNWKDRDPACWVLGERPKGRAPWQ is encoded by the coding sequence TTGACCGTTCGCGCAGCTGTCGCCAATTGGAAAATCCAGCCGTTGCGGAGTGACTCAGCGTTTTGGAATCACGGCCAGCAGTTCCTGATCGAGGCCGACGACCGCAATGCCCAACTAGTTGTCCTTCCCGAGATGTTCTGCCTCGAGTTGCTGCAGCTAGCTCCCCAGGTACGCGCCGAGGACGCGCCGAAGTATCTCATCCAATATGCCGATGCCATCGAAGACTGGCTCAGCCGGATGTCCCAAAACTCGGGAATGGTGATTGTGGGCGGTTCCCACTTGCGCGAGCTGGATGGTGAGGTCCTCAATATCAGCGCGATCGCTTATCCCGACGGCTCACTCTTTTTTCAGCAAAAGAACAAACTGACGGTTTACGAGCGAAGCGACTGGAGAATCTCGGGTGGAACCGGTTTGCAACCACTTCCCGGGAATCTGGGAGTCAGTGTCTGTTACGACTCCGAGTTCCCGGAGGGACCGCGCAAGTTAGCCGAAGACGGCATGCTGATCCACGCCGTGCCTGCTTGGACGGAGACTCGGCGAGGCTTTCAAAGGGTCCGCTGGTCTTGCCAAGCGCGCGCGGTTGAGAACCAAGTGTTCGTTTTACACTCCTCGCTTGTCGGCGACATCGGACGAGAACCCATTCCGGAAAGCTACGGATCAAGCGCGATCATCGCGCCGAGCATGGCACCGTTCCCGATGGAAGCCGTTCTCGCAGAAACTCCCTTGAACGAAGACGCCTTGGTCGTCGAAAACCTCGATATTGACGCACTTTTTGCCAGCCGGAACGAAGGCGAGGTCACGAACTGGAAAGATCGTGACCCCGCTTGTTGGGTTCTGGGCGAACGACCGAAGGGTCGCGCACCCTGGCAGTAA